A stretch of Hypomesus transpacificus isolate Combined female chromosome 7, fHypTra1, whole genome shotgun sequence DNA encodes these proteins:
- the rergla gene encoding ras-related and estrogen-regulated growth inhibitor-like protein, translated as MNDIKLAVLGSGGVGKSALIVRFLTRRFIGEYASSSECIYRKRLSIDGRQLNLELYDPCSQGGEGKSNLNDQIHWADGFVVVYDISDRSSFITAKAIVHLIRELQLGVAKRDTDSLVFLVGNKQDLCHMREVRREEGQRLAAEHRCQFYELSAAEHYQEVVLMFSKMVHNASMGSKAKERRRRPSGSKSMAKLINNVFGKRRKSV; from the exons ATGAACGACATAAAACTCGCAGTCTTGGGAAGTGGAGGAGTCGGGAAATCAG CTCTCATCGTTCGATTCCTGACAAGGCGATTTATTGGTGAATATGCATCCTCCTCAG AGTGCATTTACAGGAAGCGTCTCTCTATTGACGGCAGACAACTCAATCTGGAGCTCTATGATCCTTGTTCCCAG GGCGGAGAGGGAAAGTCCAACCTCAACGACCAGATCCACTGGGCCGATGGTTTCGTGGTCGTCTATGACATCAGCGACCGTTCCTCTTTCATCACGGCCAAGGCCATAGTGCACCTGATCCGAGAGCTGCAACTGGGCGTGGCCAAAAg ggACACGGACTCTCTGGTGTTCCTGGTGGGGAACAAGCAGGACCTGTGCCACATGAGGGAGGTGCGCCGCGAGGAAGGCCAGCGTCTCGCCGCCGAGCACCGCTGCCAGTTCTACGAGCTGTCGGCCGCCGAACACTACCAGGAAGTGGTGCTCATGTTCTCCAAGATGGTCCACAACGCCAGCATGGGCAGCAAGGCCAAGGAGCGCCGGCGACGCCCCAGCGGCTCCAAGTCCATGGCCAAGCTCATCAACAATGTGTTTGGCAAGCGAAGAAAATCGGTGTGA